cccaccaagatttgcttgcttcctCCGGCTTGTCGCTCTTGTCTcgatggcacctccttctcttcctccaaaagccccttgcccttgttgttggaggccatggtgcttctaaaccgaaacaGATCCCGCGTAAACAGctagaaacaaaacacgtcgagaaaacgatatacggacctccaggggtccgggggattatatagcaaaatttttctcgtcaaaaggaaagcaccagatcgaaccagagtcggaaaggggcgacgaggcggccaaaccataggccggcgcgtctgtgtcaggccgcgccgccctatggtggcacccctcgtgcgtcctttccactccgtttcgaactcgtaatttctcatattttccaaaaacagcaaaaatatagttcggaaagtaaattgcgtacttttcattaccaagatcaagttacctattcgaagtcgagttcgcggactgtcaatttgccctttgatgtaggcctcctgtttccacttgaataatatcaacatcaacattataagaatcacccgagatataatgcttgagtctttgtccattcaccacttgcgtagcattgccttggagagagctaattttgattgctctgaacgatacacctcctcgtcaacatatggtccttcccatttcgagagtaatttcctgcaaagaatctcgagacgagaccgatacaataggactttatccccaatattaaattctcttttgataatcctcctatcatgccattttttaactttctctttaaagagtttagcattttcatatgcttcacttctccattcatctagagaactcaattgcaacaacctcttatcaccggcaagtttaggatctttatttaattctctaacagcccaataagctttgtgctctagttctagaggtaaatgacaagctttcccataaaccattttataaggtgacattcccatgggatttttataagcagttctataagcccaaagtgcatccttcaatttactagcccaattctttctagttttattaacagtctttcccaaaatagatttaatctctatttgataattctacttgaccactagtttgaggatgataagcgaagcaattctatgattaataccatacttagcaagagtttttctaaaacctccatgaataaaatgagaacctccatcagtcataatatatctaggtactccaaatctaggaaaaataatatctaagagcattcttaaagaggtctcaccatcagcactttttgtaggtatagcttccacccatttagtaacataatcaacagcaacaagtatatgagtgttaccttctgaagacggaaaaggtcccatgaagtcaaatccccaacaatcaaacggttcaataacaagagtataattcataggcatttcattgcgtctggagatattaccaaccctttggcattcatcacaagataaaataaactttctcgcatccttgaagagagttggccaataaaagcctgattgtaggacctttgcgtggttctttctccggcgtgatgtcctccataagcactaccatgacatttactcaatatctcctgttgttcatattcagggacacatcttcgcataataccatccactccttctttatataagtgtgggtcatcccagaaataatgcctcaaatcataaaagaatttcctcctttgccgaaatgaaaaggttggaggcaagtacttggaaacaataaagttagcataatcagcataccaaggactgtctcgcgagctcacctttattacagccaattgttcatttggaaaactatcattaacagaacaggatcataagcaatattttccaatctagacaaattatcagcaacaggattatcaagacctttcctatctacaatatgtagatcaaattcttgcaaaagaagtacccatctaataagcctcggcttagcatctttctttgtcattaggtatctaattgcaaagcatgatcagtatgaatagtaacttttgaatcaacaatataagatctaaatttatcacaagcaaagactacagctaataattccttttcagttgtagcataatttctttgagcagcatcaaagagttttactagcataatgaataacattcagttttttatctactcgctgtccaagaacggcgcctacaaagaaaatcactagcatcacacataatttcaaagggtaagttcccatcaggaggttcaactataggagcagttgttaaggctttcttaagagtttcaaaagcttccttacaatcatcatcaaaaacaaatggtacatctttttgaagaagattagtaagaggctttgaaatcttggagaaatctttaataaatctcctataaaacccagcatgaccaagaacactacgaatacctttaacatccctcgtatagagcatcttctcaattgcttcaactttagctctatcaacttcaatacctctctcgaaattttatgtcccaatacaattccttcattaaccataaagtggcatttctcccaattaagaacaaggttagtttcttcacatctctcgcaaaactttatcaaggtttcgcaagcaactatcaaaataattcccatagacggaaaaaatcatccatgaatacctctacaatactttcacaaaaaccatgaaaaatagcagacatgcatctttgaaaagtagcagagcattacataaaccaaaaggcatgcgtctataagcataagttccataaggacaagtaaaggtggttttctcttgatctttagctttaacaaagaatttgtgaaaacccgtaataaccatcaagaaagcaaaaatgagtatttttagacaatctttctagcatttgatcaataaatggtaaagggtaatgatctttcttagtaactttattaacttttcgaaaatcaatgcacattctataccctacaactactctttgaggaatgagctcatcattatcattaggcacaacagtcatacctcctttcttgggaacgcaatgcacaggactaacccatctactatcggcaataggatatataataccagcttcaagaagtcgtaatacctcattccttaccacttccttcatcttcggaattagacgacgccgaGGTTCAACAAtgtgctttgcatcatcttccatattaatagcatgttggcatatagacggagaaatccccttcaaatcatcaagagtgtagccaatagcgcctcgatgcttcttcaatatttccaataacctttcttcctcaatctctcgaaagcttagaactaataataacaggatatattttcttatcatcaatatgagcatatttaagattatcaggtaaaggctttaaatcaaaaacaggatcttcctttggtggcggtgttgtacccaaatcttccaccggtaaatcatgcttgagaataggttggcgaagaaaaatttcctcaacctcatctctttctttcctaaaaatttcgctctcgctatcctccaaatgttgctgcaaaggattattaggaacaagaacaatagatgcacattgctccattttaaaatcattactaggcaaatcagctttataaggagttttagtaaatttagagaagttaaactcataagattcaccagcaaatttagtcaaaattttctctttcttgcaatctataatagctccacaagtatttagaaaaggtctaccaaaaataattggacaataatcactagcagcagaaccaagtaccaaaaagtcagctggatatttaatcttaccgcataaaacttccacatctcgaacaataccaattggaaaaatagtttctctattagccagctgaataaccacatcaatatcttcaagttcacaagaatcaatttcgtgcataatctccgtgtaaagctcatacggaacagcactaacacttgcaccaatatcacataatccataataacaatgatcaccaattttaacagatagcataggaacactagctcgtttgggtttattaggatgtgagacaatattagaagcatcttcacagaaaataatatgaccatcctccacattttcagtcacaagatctttaactattgcaacagcaggttcaacttttatttgttcttcaggttccacaggtttcttttcacttttatgaaccgcactatttataacagagtactccttcattttagcagggaaaggtgttttttcaatataaacttcaggaataacatgatcagcagtttcaactacaacgcatttattaatagatgaatcaattttatctttatacggttcatgatacttatcaaaattcttctttggcaattcataatgagaggcaaaagctttataaagatttacaaagaacctgagaatcaagaccatatatagcactcatattacgaaatttatcaagatccataaaagcttcaatgcatttataatcataaattatacccgattctctatccttgtcgttctcccaaccttcggattttcttggatccgatcaagaaggtcccttttaaactcttctttgttgcgtgtaaatgatccagaacaagaagtatccagcaaggtcttgtcttgaaaagaaagtcttgcatagaaattatcaataataacattaccaggaagctcatgaatggggcatttgagcattaaagacttcaatctcccccaagcttgggcaatactctctccatcatgaggccaaaaattatatatgcgattccgatccttatgaatttcacttggaggatagaacttagaataaaaccggggcacaatatcattccattcaagagaatccccattatccagtaatttataccaatgcgccgctttaccggacagcgacaaagagaatagtttcttcctcacttcatccatagcaatacctgcacatttgaataacccgcataattcatgcaaaaacagtaaatgatcaccgggatggacagttccatccccttcatagcggttatccataacacgttcaataattttcataggtattttatatggtattacttcctcacctggcgcctcatccactaccgttgcagtagtagtagatttcccaaatagaaattgaagagaagatctctccataatgacttatagcagcagtgtaaataaaatcagcacaacaagaaaggttttccttaccaattccacttaccaatagcgcttcactccccggcaacggcgccaaaaaatagtcttgatgacccacaagtatagggggtgtatcgtagtatcttcgataagtaagaatgtcgatcccaacgaggagcagaaggtgttgacaagcagtttcgatgaaggattcactgtaaatgctcacagacaagtattcaggggggtttgatgaaacagttgaataaagtacgagtatgtaaagtgcgagagtaataattgcagcgagtggcccaatcctttttagcacaaagaacaagccggtttgtttacttataatgaccaaacgttctcgaggacacacgggattttagtctagtgctttcgctacatacggctaaataatcttcattgttgtgataagtgttgtgtgggtgaacctgtgctaatgtaccgcccttcctaggactaatacatacttgtgattataccccttgcaagcatccgcaactacaagaaagtaattaagaattaaatctaaccacagccttaaactctgagatcctcgcgatccctccccgcatcgatataccaacgggggtttaggtttctgtcactccggcaaccccgcaattggcaaacgagtacaagatgcattcccctaggcccataaatggtgaagtgtcatgtaatcgacgttcacatgacaccactagaagaataacaccacaacttaaatatcacaccattgaatattactcaaccatagttcactactaacatttagacttcacccatgtcctcaagaactaaacgaactactcacgagacatcatacggaacatgatcagaggtgatatgatgatgaataacaatctgaacataaacttggttcaatggtttcactcaatagcatcaacgacaagtaggaatcgataccgggagagtttcccctatcaaacaatcaagatcaaacccaaattgctacggcggtggcggtgtccagcggtgatgacggcggtgatgatggtggagatgatgatgatggtgatggcgatgatgtccagctcgatgacggtgtcgatggcgtcgatttccccctcccggagggaatttccccggcgaattcctgcccgccggagagctcttttctctctggtgttctccgccccgcagaggcggctgtaactcttcgcgaggtaccctctgtggcttaggtcttcgggacgaagggtttggcgaagaaaaggaggcgaaaagggtcgtgggccccccagaccataggccggcgcggccagggcctgggccgcgccgccctagggtgtgggcccaccctggctcctcctggctcctccttctggcttccttcgtcatcttgaaaaataggatttttggtataatttccttccagagttgatcttccgaaatattgcgttctgacggtgctttttccagcagaatcctggctccggtgttcgatcctccaataatgatgaaacatgcaaaatagatgaaataacataagtattgtgtcccaatatgaaatatatcaatgaataacagcaaattatgatataaaatagtgatgcaaattggacgtatcagcccccaggccggccgagtccaagtctgtctcgaccagatctattctgggtcggttatttttgtatcttttcgacctgaggtcatcctgaacccctatataagtgcccaggacgcccgcaAATTaagtttagaccacgtttaagataaacccttgttcatagttgattgctttgcaactctatcgaattcatacaccatattgcattgatatTGGTGTATACCctgaaaagtcttgtgtgatctgctgttccattgggaattagatggttgcaacttaccgtttcgtggtcggcggctacgtgtgcaagtgtgtggagttgcgaatatcttgcagggttgagagcggttgcattggcgacagggaccaatcgagagatctcattgtgtcatacaagttatcatccacttcatcatcgtgtatctccgatgtgttcatcccgtgatcatcatcaccaccgttgcttactgagaaggcgggccaccccttatcactgCTTCTTCTCGCCGGCGTGTGCCCGCGCCTGGTTCCCCATCCCGCTCGACCTCGATTGGCGTGCGTCTGGTGAGAGGCTCCCAAGCACCCAAGCACCATGGCCCCAGTCCAGAAGAGATCGGTGGGGTTGGCGAGATAACTCCGTGCAGAGGTGTTGCTGGTGCTACGAGCATCTCCATGTGCTGACCCAGCGCGTCTTCAAGAGGTTGCAGTTTTAGGTCTTCAGTGTTGCTACCAGTGGAGGCCAGTTTTGCTAACTTAGGCCTCCGGCGTTGTTGCCTGCGGAGGACTGCTTTGCTACCTTAGACGTCAGGCATTGCTGCTTTGGGCTGATGCCACCGTAGACAAGGTTTTCGAGGATTTGCAACATATGAATAAATTTTTTGCTACAACATTTTTACGGCTTTGCTACAATTGCAAATTATGTTTGCTACTGGGgtttccggcgaggtctccgctgAGTTCTCCGGCGAGTTCCCCATCGATGTCTCCGACGATATCCATTTTTTCTACAATAGCATAATTTTTTTGCTACGCGCTCTCCGGCGAGACTCCGGTGGTCTTTCCGACGAGCTCagcctatttcttttattttgtggGTGAATCGTTTTTTGCTACACTAAAGCAAAAACAGGATTTTTTTGCTACCTGGCAGCAAAATGGACACATGTCAGCACGGGAAGCAGGGGGCTGGGAAATCAAATCCCCCGGGGGATTCCTAGCACTGCCCTTATaaaaagtgcctctaaaaaaaggTATATTTACTCGCATTTTAGAAAAGTGCCTCTAAAAATACTATTTTTTTGCTGCATTTTGGTCCAAGCACTTGTAAATATATTTTTTAGCCACACTTCCAATAAGTGCCCCTAAACAAAGTGCCGCTAAAAATGTACTCTCCCATAGTGGAGAGGACCACGGCAGCGTGGGAGCTGAAAGGAAACGCCACCACAGTGATGTCTGCGCCATATTGTTTTTATACCTTGGTGGGTTTTGCCTCGTGTGTAGGGATGTAAATGGATCGAATCGGATTATGTTCATACCGTATCCTTTACCATATATTTTTCTTGGATTTAGATCGGAGCGGATATTGATATGTTTCGGATTCGATTGTGGATATACCGAAGTGCGGTTTCGAATAAGAAATGGGGCGCCAGATATATGCTCTTATCAGTAGATAGTtatagttcttgcaaatcttgagagaGATTTAAACGTTCAGTGTTGTATAATTTAAAAAAAGACACACTAAAACTCAAGCACTGATAGAAATTTAGAGCTAAACATGCTCGTCAAATAAATTCGGTGAGTCAATAACTACTAATCTTGTAAGATTGGTTTTGGCTTTTAACTTAAAAATCGGATTATCTGGTTAAAAACCTTCTGATTATTCTAATTAAATTTCAGATAATCCATATTCACATACTATTTGCTTTACCATATCTAATACTGTATCCGCAACATCGCTTCGAAATTGGATATCTTTATCCATCGGATTTCTTAAAATAGGATATGATACCTTAAAATAGAATCAGGGTCAGTTTTGGCGCAAAAATTATTCTATCCGTATACATTTCTACTGGTATGTGTGCGTGTTCGGCTTTGTGGTGGGTTGTTTTTATATACGCGTCACAGATAATAGAGTGGTGTGGCCGATGCATTATATGCCGATGTAGAGATGCACCGAAAGGACTGCTTCATTTCTTTTGCGACCACATACCCCAGCTAATTGTAGCTGAACCGCCGCCGTGGATGACTAAGGAACGCACAACCCAGCTAATTTTATTGGTGGATGAGTGGATGCGGGACAGTGACCCATGTTAATTACTCCCTCCGCGTATTGGCGCAtaagtttttgctatttttgctcATTGCTTAAGGCGTGATGTCCAATTGTGTAGATGCATCCCGACTTTGCCACATCTTCTCGGTAGTACCATGTCAAGTTTTAACTGAAGGTATTGCGAGAGATCGCCTGCCAAGTAAGTGCTACGTCTATAACTACACCTCGCACCTCGCACCGGTGTGGCACAGCTCGCTTGATGGCTCGCGTCCTACACACCTCCCTCGTCGCGCCCTCGCCGGCCGGCACCGCTCTCCAGGAGCGCTCTCTCCCGCTGACCTACCTAGATGCCATATGGCTCCTCGCCCCGCCCGTGGAGCGCGTATTCTTCTACGCCAACGCCACCGGCAATGATGTTCTCTCCAACCTCAAGGACTCCTTGTCCCGGACACTCCGTGACTTCTATCCGTTCGCCGGCCGCCTCCGCCTCACCCCCGGCACGCCCAACCGCCACGAGCTCCACTACAAGCCGGGAGACGGTGTCAACTTCACCGTCGCCGAGTACCACCacgccggcttcgacgagctTGCCAAGGACGACCCAACAGAGGTTGCCAAGATTTTGCCGCTCGTGCCGACGCTGCAGGCTGGTGGCACGCTGCTCGCCGTGCAGGCCACCATGCTGAGCGGCGGCCTCGCCCTGGGAGTGACCTTCCACCACGGTGCCTGCGACGGGGTGTCCTCGACGCACTTCCTCCGCACCTGGGCCTGGGCAGCGGCAGCCTACGCCGGCGCGAACGCGCCGCAACCGCCCGTCATCGACCGCACCTTCATCCGCGACCGTGACGACCTGTATGACACTTTCGCACCGCATAGGCAGTCCAGCGGCGACGAAGACGACGGCGGAAAGCCACTGGGAGTCATATCCCCCGACGTTCAGCAGCTCCTCGCCACGTTCACGTTGTCCAAGGAGCACCTGCAGCGCATCAAGGAAGCGGTCGCCCGTGAGGCGGAACACCGTGGCGTGCCAACGCCTCGCTCCACGTCGATCGTCGCGGCGTTCGGCTTCATCTGGCACTGCCACGTCCGAGCTAAACAAGGCAGCGAGGGCGAGGCAGCGGCGTCGTCTGGTGGTGGTGGCGACCGTGCCCACCTCCTCTTCCCGGCTGATCACCGGGCCAGACTGGATCCGCCCGTCGCGGAAAAGTACCTCGGCAACTGCGTCGGCCCCTGCTTCGTGTCGGCGCTCAGGAAGGAGGTCGCCGCAGCCAGCACGGACGGCCTATTCACCGCGTGCGCCGCGGTCGCGGCGTCTATCGACACAGTGATGCGCGCTGAGCCCGGCTACTGGGACGGGATAATGGAGCGGCTCATCGAGGTGTTCAGCGCGGCCGAGCTGCCGCTCACGGTGGCGGGTTCGCCGAGGTTCCGCGTGTACGACACCGACTTTGGGTTCGGCCGGCCTGTGAAGGTGGACGTGGTGTCGGTAGTGAGGACAGGAGCGATATCGGTGGccgaggcgcgcggcggcggaggcggggtGGAGGTGGGCATCTCCTTGCCGGCGGATGGCATGGAGCGGTTCCGTGAGTGCTTTGCCGATGCCATCGCGTGGCTGCCATCGTCACCGTAATAACGCAGTTAACGTACGATCTACTACGAGGAAATAAGAGTTGGTCGTCCTCTAGGCGCCTGTATCATCGTACGTCCCA
This region of Lolium perenne isolate Kyuss_39 chromosome 2, Kyuss_2.0, whole genome shotgun sequence genomic DNA includes:
- the LOC127336555 gene encoding phenolic glucoside malonyltransferase 1 codes for the protein MARVLHTSLVAPSPAGTALQERSLPLTYLDAIWLLAPPVERVFFYANATGNDVLSNLKDSLSRTLRDFYPFAGRLRLTPGTPNRHELHYKPGDGVNFTVAEYHHAGFDELAKDDPTEVAKILPLVPTLQAGGTLLAVQATMLSGGLALGVTFHHGACDGVSSTHFLRTWAWAAAAYAGANAPQPPVIDRTFIRDRDDLYDTFAPHRQSSGDEDDGGKPLGVISPDVQQLLATFTLSKEHLQRIKEAVAREAEHRGVPTPRSTSIVAAFGFIWHCHVRAKQGSEGEAAASSGGGGDRAHLLFPADHRARLDPPVAEKYLGNCVGPCFVSALRKEVAAASTDGLFTACAAVAASIDTVMRAEPGYWDGIMERLIEVFSAAELPLTVAGSPRFRVYDTDFGFGRPVKVDVVSVVRTGAISVAEARGGGGGVEVGISLPADGMERFRECFADAIAWLPSSP